From the genome of Amycolatopsis sp. NBC_01488, one region includes:
- the araB gene encoding ribulokinase translates to MAEPLTVGVDFGTLSGRAVVVRVRDGAELGSAVFEYPHGVLDETLPATGRALPPDWALQVPADYVGVLRNAVPAALRDAGADPADVVGIGTDFTACTMVPTTADGTPLCELPEFEGSPHAYVKLWKHHSAQPQADRVNELARTRGEKWLPRYGGLISSEWEFAKALQVLEEAPDVYAAMRHWVEAADWIVWQLTGRYVRNACTAGYKGILQDGQYPSRDFLRELAPGFESFVADKLEHPLGQLGSRAGSLTAEAAAWTGLPEGIAVAVGNVDAHVTAPAANAVEPGQMVAIMGTSTCHVMNGAELREVPGMCGVVEGGIVPGLWGYEAGQSGVGDIFGWFTEHFAHDGHAELTRLAAQQEIGEHGLVALDWHSGNRSVLVDHELSGVIVGQTLATRAEDVYRALLEATAFGTRKIIETFNAAGVPVTELIIAGGLMKNALLMQIYADVTNLPLSVIGSEQGPALGSAIHAAVAAGAHADIRVAAAAMGSVERAVYQPVPAHVAAYDELYAEYTTLHDYFGRGGNDVMHRLAARRREVAKALTKGRS, encoded by the coding sequence GTGGCAGAACCACTCACCGTCGGCGTCGACTTCGGCACGCTGTCGGGCCGCGCGGTGGTCGTGCGGGTCCGGGACGGGGCCGAACTCGGCTCCGCGGTTTTCGAGTACCCGCACGGGGTGCTCGACGAGACGCTGCCCGCCACCGGCCGCGCGCTGCCGCCGGACTGGGCGCTGCAGGTGCCCGCGGACTACGTCGGCGTCCTCCGCAACGCCGTACCGGCGGCGCTGCGGGACGCGGGCGCCGACCCCGCCGACGTCGTCGGCATCGGCACCGACTTCACCGCGTGCACGATGGTGCCGACGACCGCCGACGGCACGCCGCTGTGCGAGCTGCCCGAGTTCGAAGGCAGTCCACACGCGTACGTCAAGCTGTGGAAGCACCACTCCGCCCAGCCCCAGGCCGACCGCGTCAACGAGCTGGCCCGCACCCGCGGTGAGAAGTGGCTGCCGCGCTACGGCGGGCTGATCTCCTCGGAGTGGGAGTTCGCGAAGGCGCTTCAGGTGCTCGAAGAAGCCCCGGACGTCTACGCGGCGATGCGGCACTGGGTCGAGGCGGCCGACTGGATCGTCTGGCAGCTCACCGGCCGCTACGTCCGCAACGCCTGCACGGCCGGGTACAAGGGCATCCTCCAGGACGGCCAGTACCCCAGCCGTGACTTCCTCCGCGAGCTGGCACCGGGTTTCGAGTCGTTCGTGGCCGACAAGCTCGAACACCCGTTGGGGCAGCTCGGGTCCCGCGCGGGCAGCCTGACCGCGGAAGCCGCCGCCTGGACCGGGCTGCCCGAAGGCATCGCCGTCGCCGTTGGCAACGTTGACGCGCACGTCACCGCGCCGGCCGCGAACGCCGTCGAGCCCGGCCAGATGGTCGCGATCATGGGCACCTCGACGTGCCACGTGATGAACGGCGCCGAGCTGCGCGAGGTCCCCGGCATGTGCGGGGTCGTCGAAGGCGGGATCGTCCCCGGGCTGTGGGGCTACGAAGCCGGGCAGAGCGGCGTCGGCGACATCTTCGGCTGGTTCACCGAGCACTTCGCCCACGACGGGCACGCCGAACTCACCCGGCTGGCCGCCCAGCAGGAGATCGGCGAACACGGCCTGGTCGCCCTCGACTGGCACAGCGGCAACCGGTCGGTCCTCGTCGACCACGAACTGTCCGGCGTCATCGTCGGCCAGACGCTGGCCACCCGCGCCGAGGACGTCTACCGCGCACTGCTGGAAGCCACGGCGTTCGGCACGCGCAAGATCATCGAGACGTTCAACGCCGCCGGCGTCCCGGTCACCGAGCTGATCATCGCCGGCGGACTGATGAAGAACGCGCTGCTCATGCAGATCTACGCCGACGTCACGAACCTCCCACTGTCGGTCATCGGCTCCGAGCAGGGACCCGCCCTCGGCTCGGCCATCCACGCGGCCGTCGCGGCCGGAGCCCACGCCGACATCCGCGTGGCCGCCGCGGCCATGGGCTCGGTCGAGCGTGCGGTCTACCAGCCGGTGCCCGCGCACGTCGCCGCCTACGACGAGCTGTACGCCGAGTACACGACGCTGCACGACTACTTCGGCCGTGGCGGCAACGATGTCATGCACCGCCTCGCCGCCCGCCGCCGCGAAGTCGCGAAAGCCCTCACGAAGGGACGGTCCTGA
- the araA gene encoding L-arabinose isomerase — protein MTRASKPQLWFLTGSQALYGEETLEQVAGQSLRIQQLLASSGGLPAEIVGKPVLTEASSIRRVLQEANADAACVGVIAWMHTFSPAKMWITGLDALRKPLLHLHTQLNEALPWSTIDMDFMNLNQAAHGDREFGFIQTRLGVPRKTVAGHVGDPAVVARIDAWARAAIGADHLRNLRLARFGDNMRDVAVTEGDKVEAELRFGVSVNTYGVNDLVELVDQVSDVDSLVAQYAEDYNVVPELAAGGARHESLRYAARIEAGLRKFLTDGGFGAFTTNFEDLGGLRQLPGLAVQRLMADGYGFGGEGDWKTSALLAAVKAMGVGAGRGTSFMEDYTYHFGPGTPKILGAHMLEVCPSIAAAKPSCEIHALGIGGREDPVRLVFDAAPGPGVTLGLVDLGDRFRLVANEIEVVEPDEPLPNLPVARAVWEPAPSLATSAESWITAGGPHHTVLTQAVSTETLRDFANLLGVELLVIDQDTTPHDFADRIRWNQAYHRLAQGF, from the coding sequence ATGACCCGCGCGTCGAAACCCCAGCTCTGGTTCCTCACCGGGAGCCAGGCCCTCTACGGCGAGGAGACCCTCGAACAGGTCGCCGGCCAGTCCCTGCGCATCCAGCAGCTGCTGGCCTCTTCCGGCGGGCTGCCGGCCGAGATCGTCGGCAAGCCGGTGCTGACCGAGGCGTCGTCGATCCGCCGCGTGCTGCAGGAGGCCAACGCCGATGCCGCCTGCGTCGGCGTGATCGCGTGGATGCACACCTTCTCGCCGGCGAAGATGTGGATCACCGGGCTGGACGCGCTGCGCAAGCCGCTGCTGCACCTGCACACCCAGCTCAACGAAGCCCTGCCGTGGTCCACCATCGACATGGACTTCATGAACCTCAACCAGGCCGCGCACGGCGACCGCGAGTTCGGGTTCATCCAGACGCGCCTGGGCGTGCCGCGCAAGACCGTCGCCGGGCACGTCGGCGACCCGGCCGTCGTCGCGCGGATCGACGCGTGGGCGCGCGCCGCGATCGGCGCCGACCACCTGCGCAACCTCCGGCTCGCCCGGTTCGGCGACAACATGCGCGATGTCGCCGTCACCGAGGGGGACAAGGTCGAGGCCGAGCTGCGGTTCGGCGTGTCGGTCAACACCTACGGCGTGAACGACCTCGTCGAGCTGGTCGATCAAGTTTCCGATGTGGACTCGCTCGTAGCCCAGTACGCCGAGGATTACAACGTTGTGCCGGAGCTGGCGGCCGGGGGAGCGCGGCACGAGTCGCTGCGGTACGCCGCACGCATCGAAGCCGGGCTGCGGAAGTTCCTCACCGACGGCGGCTTCGGCGCGTTCACCACGAACTTCGAGGACCTCGGCGGCCTGCGCCAGCTGCCCGGCCTCGCCGTGCAGCGGCTGATGGCCGACGGCTACGGCTTCGGCGGCGAGGGCGACTGGAAGACGTCGGCGCTGCTGGCGGCGGTCAAGGCGATGGGTGTCGGGGCCGGGCGGGGCACCTCGTTCATGGAGGACTACACCTACCACTTCGGGCCGGGCACGCCGAAGATCCTCGGCGCGCACATGCTCGAGGTCTGCCCCAGCATCGCCGCCGCGAAGCCGTCCTGCGAGATCCACGCGCTCGGCATCGGCGGCCGCGAGGACCCGGTCCGGCTGGTGTTCGACGCCGCGCCCGGGCCCGGCGTCACGCTCGGCCTGGTCGACCTCGGCGACCGGTTCCGCCTGGTGGCCAACGAAATCGAGGTCGTCGAGCCGGACGAGCCGCTGCCGAACCTGCCGGTGGCGCGCGCGGTGTGGGAGCCGGCGCCGTCGCTGGCGACGTCCGCGGAGTCGTGGATCACCGCGGGCGGCCCGCACCACACCGTGCTCACCCAGGCCGTGAGCACCGAAACCCTCCGCGACTTCGCGAACCTGCTCGGCGTCGAGCTGCTCGTGATCGACCAGGACACCACCCCGCACGACTTCGCCGACCGCATCCGCTGGAACCAGGCGTATCACCGGCTCGCTCAGGGCTTCTGA
- a CDS encoding L-ribulose-5-phosphate 4-epimerase, whose product MSLTDEVLDTVAELRETVANLHGELTRNALVIWTAGNVSARVPGRELMVIKPSGVSYDDLSADTMVVTDLHGELVHGELAPSSDTAAHAYVYRHLPEIGGVVHTHSTYATAWAARGEPIPCVLTMIADEFGGEIPVGPFALIGDDSIGRGIVETLRTSRSKAVLMRNHGPFTVGRTARDAVKAAVMVEDVARTVHKAFELGTPEPLPPEDVDRLYARYQNFYGQH is encoded by the coding sequence ATGTCGCTGACCGACGAAGTCCTCGACACCGTCGCCGAACTGCGCGAGACCGTGGCGAACCTGCACGGTGAGCTGACCCGCAACGCGCTGGTCATCTGGACCGCGGGCAACGTCTCGGCCCGGGTACCCGGCCGAGAGCTGATGGTGATCAAGCCGTCGGGCGTGTCCTACGACGACCTGTCCGCCGACACCATGGTCGTCACCGACCTGCACGGCGAACTGGTGCACGGCGAACTGGCGCCGTCGTCCGACACCGCCGCGCACGCCTACGTCTACCGGCACCTGCCCGAAATCGGCGGCGTCGTCCACACGCACTCGACCTATGCCACGGCGTGGGCGGCCCGCGGCGAGCCCATCCCGTGCGTGCTCACGATGATCGCCGACGAGTTCGGCGGGGAGATCCCGGTCGGGCCCTTCGCCCTGATCGGCGACGACTCCATCGGCCGCGGCATCGTCGAAACGCTCCGCACCAGCCGCTCCAAGGCCGTGCTGATGCGCAACCACGGCCCGTTCACCGTCGGCCGCACCGCGCGCGACGCGGTCAAGGCGGCGGTGATGGTCGAGGACGTCGCCCGCACCGTGCACAAGGCCTTCGAGCTGGGCACGCCCGAACCCCTCCCCCCCGAGGACGTCGACCGGCTCTACGCCCGGTACCAGAACTTCTACGGCCAGCACTGA